TCCCCCAGCTGTTGGGCGATTGACATGGCCTGCTGGAAGCATTGCAGCGCTTGGGTGTTGTCGCCCAGGGCACCGTGAACATTGCCCAGGTTGCCGAGGGCCTGACTTTCGTGATAACGATCGCCCATCTGCCGGACGATGGCCAACTGCCAATGCAAGGCCTCGAGGGCATCCTGATAGTTGCCCAGCCCATAGGCTACGACGCCTAAGTTGCCATAGGCAAGACTAATGCCTAGCTGATCGCCAATGGCCTGGGCGGTTGTCAGTTGTTGTCGATAGCAGTCAATGGCGTCAGGGTATTGGCCAGTAGCGCTCAACACATTGCCCAAGTTCCCCAAGGCATGCAGCATACTCTGCTGGTGGTCTAGGCGTTGGGCCATCGCCAGGTGTCTCTGGTGCAATTTGAGCGCCTGGTCATAGTGCCCGGTGGCAAAGCAAACATTACCCAGTCCTCCTAGGGCATTCCCTTCGCTGAGGGGATCGTGAATGTCCCGGGCGATTTGCCGCTGACGCTCGAAATACTGGGTTGCTAACTCATACTCTCCCAGGGTGTAGCAGGCACTGCCCAGGCCGCCTAGGGCACTACTCTCGCCGGAGCGATTGCCGATGGTCTGGGCCAGGTGCAGGTGCCGGCGATGATAGTCTCTGGCCTGTTCATACTGGCCCAATGCCTGGCAACAACTGCCTAAATTGCCCAGGGCCGCCCCTTCCATCTCTACATCCTTTTCCTGGCGGGCAATGGCTAGGTGTTGATGATGGTAGTCGAGGGCCTGTAGGTAGTTACCCTGAGCCTCGTGGATATTGCCGAGACTGCCTAATGCAATGCCTTCGCCAATCCGCAATCCCACCTGTCGCGTAATAGTCAGCCAATCTTGGTAATGCTCAATGGCGGTTTGGTAATTCCCCAAGGCATAGTAAACATCGCCCAAGTGGCTCAGGACCATCCCCCGATTAACTGGGTCGCCGACTTCCTGAAAAATACGAAGGCTACGCTCCAGACATGCCTTGGCCTCTCTATAGTTGCCCTGGGCATAGTAGCTGGTTCCTAAAAACTGGAGAAACATGCCATTGCGCTTAGCATCGACATGGTCAATCAGGGCTGCATAGAGGCCCGTTTGCTCAGAGGTATAGCCCCATAGCTTCAGTTGGTAATGTAGGCGAGCCTTGGTAGGGGTATTCAATTCGGTGAAGATCAGGCTGGCGGCCCGTTGCCACTCGCCCATGTCGCAGAGGTGATAAAACGCCTCGAGATAGCCTTTGACCCGCTCTAGGTTGGTGGCATTTGCGGGGGGCTGATACTTGGTCAGCCAGTTGACGATGGCTTGATAATGGGTGCGGCGGTGGTGGGGGCGCACAGCGCCAATGCGGGCGGGGTCGATGCCGAGCTGATCTAGGGGAGCGGGAGGGAGCATGGAGAACGAGAGAAAGGCGAAAGCAGCACCCTACTGTGTTGCCTTTGCCAGCCATTCTTTAGCCCAGGCGGCATTGGCATCGTCTAAGGGTGGTACAGGGCTTTGGGAATAGTCGATAACTAAACCATAGCCCGAGCGATCGTAGATGCCATCCAGTAATCCTTTCAAATCCACCACTGGCAGTTCATCCTCTGGCTGCAGAGGCAGCTCAAAACAGGGAATGGGGTCTGGCAGATTAAACCCATACCATTTGGCCTGGGGACGTAGTTCTTGGGGGCTAACCAAAATGTGATAGGTCGAGGGTTCGACCTCCTGAGGTATGTCCAAAGAAAGCCACTGGCGCAGCAGGTCAATTTCTACAAAATTACAAGGGCTACTGAGCAACGTCGCCCGTTTCACTTCATACTTCGCTCGGCTCCGGCCTGGGCGCTTGTTGGTGGGCGACAGGACCTCTACCACAGTAATGACCTGACTTGTCGCAATTTCTCGAATTTCCAGGTAGCCTTGGCGAATGGTTTCAGGCAGCATTAGCGTCACCGTGACGGCATCGCCAGGATGCGGTGCTGTGGCTGCTGCGTTAGTCTTTTTGGGAAGCTGCCGTTGCCCTTGGGCCACTGCGACATCTGGCCTGCCGACTATAACAGAGTTTTGGCCATCAACCTGGTATACCCGCACTTCAATCAGCACTTGGTATTTAGGCAGCAGCTTAGGTGCCAGGCCATCGGCGATCGCCGTCATTAGTCGATGGTGAATGTTCGGCCAGGCGCTAGGGTGCTCCAGGTAAGGGTCCATGCCCGGAAAAGGAGACGGCATTGGAAATTTCCAAACAGGAAGTTGTCTTTAGTGTAAGGCAGAAGGATGAAGGATGAAGGATGAGGGGAGTTAGGCGGGTTCGTTATTTTTAGCATTTTTGACCAGGGTGACGAAAATTGCGGTTAATTCGCCGGCTTCCTGCGACAGAGGGTTTAAGCGGCTGGGTTCAATGGTTTCGGACTCGGCTAGCAGTTCTAGCCAGTAGTTGGTTTCTTCGAGTTCTTGTAGGCCGCCATTGAGCTTGCTGACAAATTCAGCGGTCGATCTGGCACGATGAGCTTCTCGGTAGTGAGCACCCACTGAGGTGCCGCTACGCAAGATTTGTTTGCCAAGAACCTGGGCCACGGTGGTGTTTGGCAGGGCGGAATACAGGCGGATGATTCGTAGAGCAAAGGCTTTGGTCCGTTGCTTCAAATCACTGGGCATGAGTTTAGGTGATAGGGATCCCTATTAGAGTGCCCCTTTTAAAGGATGAAGAAGGCAGAAAAGCAGCAAATGTCTCGGGGGCACAAGTCGGGTCGGGTCAAGAGTCTGGCGCGGTGGAAGGCGGCAACCTAGGCGACCTTCAGACCCCCCTTTCATCCTTCATCCTTCATCATTCTGATTTTCTATCGTTTCCGTCCCCTTGCGGGGGGTAGGAAAGGCAGAAATCAGAAGGCAAAAGGCAGAACGGGTTACTGGCTGGTGGCTAGGGTCAGAGCTGTTCAAAATGCTGGGCAAATTTCCCCAGTCCCTTCATCCTTCATCCTTTCGCCTTCTGCCTTGCTTACGGTTTCCGTCCCCTTGCGGGGTAATGGATTTTGAACCGGCTGTCCGAAGGCATTTTCCATGGGTTCGGAAAGTTTCCGTCCCCTTGCGGGGTAATGGATTTTGAACATCACTCAGACTCAGCTAGAACAGGCGCTGAAGGTTTCCGTCCCCTTGCGGGGTAATGGATTTTGAACAGTTGGTCAGTCTTCGGATGACGCTAGCGACCGAAGGTTTCCGTCCCCTTGCGGGGTAATGGATTTTGAACCCCCTTGATCTGGAGCCCTTATGAGGCAAGGCTTTCAACACCCCAAATCTGAGGGGGTCTGTCCGAGGGGTGAGGAATTGAGAATTTCTGTCAACAAGCCCTCTGCCAACAAGGCTCAAATCCTTGTACGGAAAGGCATCTGAGGGGGTTGACGAAGTTATAAGGTTTTCAAGGTTCACCAGACCCCCTCAGATTAGCAACCCCAGACTAGTCCATCAAGCCTTGGAGGCTAGACTTTACAATTCTTTTGGCTAATGTAGGCCAAAATCTCTCGCACGACTCCGCTCTTCCCTCGACAGTTCAACAGTAAGACATCCCCCGACAAGCACTCCACCTTCCGCAACTGCATGATGCTATCCGTTTGCTTATGCTTCATATACCCCGTAATCAACACAACCAGATCGCAGTCGTGAATTTTAGCTTTGATGTTGCTCCGCCCCAAACTGTGCTTGCTAAACGGTGGTAGCTCCACCCATTTGGCTAGACCATGCTGCCGGGTTAGCTCATCGATTACTCCTCGTCGGGTGGCATCATGGCCTCCTACCAGTGCTAGCTTGATGCCTGACACATCAATTGCTTGCAAATTAGCCTGGCTTTTCTGGGTCGATACATCTGTCTGATGATCTAGCGGTTGATCCTCGACTCGTGTCTGGGGACCAAACGGGATCTCAGCCAAAGGCTCAGACTCAGCAGTAGGTTGCCATGCTTCCACTGCGGTCAGCAGCTGAAACAGTTCCTCTACTAGGTCTTCAAGTTCCCAAATCTCCAGCTGCAGATCATCCCGTTCGGCTTTCATGTCCTCATAGAGGGTT
This portion of the Halomicronema hongdechloris C2206 genome encodes:
- a CDS encoding four helix bundle protein translates to MPSDLKQRTKAFALRIIRLYSALPNTTVAQVLGKQILRSGTSVGAHYREAHRARSTAEFVSKLNGGLQELEETNYWLELLAESETIEPSRLNPLSQEAGELTAIFVTLVKNAKNNEPA
- a CDS encoding tetratricopeptide repeat protein; the encoded protein is MLPPAPLDQLGIDPARIGAVRPHHRRTHYQAIVNWLTKYQPPANATNLERVKGYLEAFYHLCDMGEWQRAASLIFTELNTPTKARLHYQLKLWGYTSEQTGLYAALIDHVDAKRNGMFLQFLGTSYYAQGNYREAKACLERSLRIFQEVGDPVNRGMVLSHLGDVYYALGNYQTAIEHYQDWLTITRQVGLRIGEGIALGSLGNIHEAQGNYLQALDYHHQHLAIARQEKDVEMEGAALGNLGSCCQALGQYEQARDYHRRHLHLAQTIGNRSGESSALGGLGSACYTLGEYELATQYFERQRQIARDIHDPLSEGNALGGLGNVCFATGHYDQALKLHQRHLAMAQRLDHQQSMLHALGNLGNVLSATGQYPDAIDCYRQQLTTAQAIGDQLGISLAYGNLGVVAYGLGNYQDALEALHWQLAIVRQMGDRYHESQALGNLGNVHGALGDNTQALQCFQQAMSIAQQLGDRQGEANALGYLGNISYRLGHFQAALDYHQRHWDLATALGDMPGQGRALEGLGHAHLKLGHNDLALSYYFQTLDLVRQVGDVAGEGAALGNIGNVYDEMHDYAGAITYHEQDLAIARRLGQQQGEEAALVNLANAHSELGHHHQAVELYHQALAMARQLGDRWGEGLTLSNLGETLMKLGQHQAALATLHAALEITREQQARSPEALTYRHLGMLYQAMGDPETAADYLDRAIALAADLELPSAAECRRLRSTLRVEERVTSIP
- a CDS encoding DUF4058 family protein — encoded protein: MPSPFPGMDPYLEHPSAWPNIHHRLMTAIADGLAPKLLPKYQVLIEVRVYQVDGQNSVIVGRPDVAVAQGQRQLPKKTNAAATAPHPGDAVTVTLMLPETIRQGYLEIREIATSQVITVVEVLSPTNKRPGRSRAKYEVKRATLLSSPCNFVEIDLLRQWLSLDIPQEVEPSTYHILVSPQELRPQAKWYGFNLPDPIPCFELPLQPEDELPVVDLKGLLDGIYDRSGYGLVIDYSQSPVPPLDDANAAWAKEWLAKATQ